ATCCTGATGGTCGCCTCAACATCCTTCTTCCAGATGGCAAGATCCAAACGCTTAGCTCGGGTGAAATCAAAAAGTGAAGGACCGTTGTCCTTGGGCTAAGGACTCAAATCCCCTGCTTGTCTCCTATCACGACACAGAGTGGGGGCGCCCCGTTTACGACGACCAAAAGCATTTTGAGATTCTCTGTTTAGAGGGGCAGCAAGCGGGTCTTTCGTGGGAAATTATCTTAAAAAAGAGGGAAGCTTACCGCAAAATCTTTCATCAATTTGACCCTAAAAAAGTTGCTGTTATGACCGATGAGCAGCTTCTGATTGCAACGCAAAATAAAGAGATCGTCCGAAACAAACTAAAAGTATTCTCCATCCGAAAAAATGCCCGCAGTTTTTTAACACTTCAAAGCGAAGAGGGGTCTTTTAATCGCTATATCTGGAACTTTGTGGGAGGCTGTCCCCTTCAGTGCCTGGAAATGCGGAGCTTTTCACCCGAAAGTGTTGAGATCTCTAAAGGACTTAAAAAACGGGGGTTTTCTTTTGTTGGTCCCACAATTATCTATTCATACTTGCAAGCAGCCGGTCTAACCTCTGACCATACTCCTAATTGCTTCCTATCAAAGCCAGCTCTGCCTCAATGATCGGAAGAAGAGCATGGGAGAGATCAGCGCCATTGCAATGATAGAGAGCCTGTAGAGTCTCTTTTCGTCCTTCAAGACCGTATTTGTTTTCAACTTCTAAGATGTTCTGATACCCCCAATGCCTTGAATCATCCGGCTGAGCAAGAACCAAATCTTTTGCACTTTCTAGTAAAGGCATTGCTCTCTCAAGATCAAATACCTCCGCCACCGCAGAGAACAGTCTAAGAGTAAGATAACTATCTTCCGGAAACTCAGTTTTCAATCGCATTTCGAGGCTCTCAAATTCTTCTAAAGAGTCCCTTCCGTTTTGAAAAATTTCAATTGCTGCCTGGAAGTTCCATGAAGGGTCTTTAATATCCGCACGTGCCTCTCTGGCAAATGAAAGGTTGTATTTTGCAAGATCCATAACCAAAAGGTAGAGGGAAAAGTCATATTCTGTCTGATGTTTAGGATATTGTTCTTTTAATGCCTGGATACGGAGAAGGTATTGAGAAAAGTCTTCTTTTAGTTCTTTAAAGTAGTAAGGATACTGCGCCTGCATGACAATTAAATCTTTCCAAGCATACACTCCATATTGCCCCGGGAAATATTCCTGATCAGATTTGTGTTCAAGCAAGTCCTGGATATTTTCGCGAAGAGACAGTACCACTTTGTTTGCAAGAGGATGCTTTGCTTCTCCGACATACTTCCCGAGCCTTGATAAATAATGATGCACCGTTAAGGGTTGCATATCCTCCGTTTTTTTCATGATCATCTCATAAGCAGAATACAGAGTGCAGGGAAGTTCGGGCTTATGATACTTAATTTCGAATCTCGCCAAATCAAGAATCTGAAAAACCATTCCTTGGGATGGATCTGACCATTTAATGAGCTGTTGATAAAGTTTTTCCAAGGTCTTGTCAGAATCAACAAAACCTCTTCTTTGTTCCTCTTCATAGATTTGTATCACTGTTTTCGGATACAGATATTGGATGTCTCCTAAGGCCCATTTAGCTCTTGTCAACGTTTCACGTGCAATCCCCCCCTCTTCAAACGTTGAAACCATGATATAACCCTCGGCTTTTGTTACAGAAAATTCAATTTTTGCAACATATTCCTTGGCGAGTTGGGGATTTTGGGAAGCAATTCTTTCTGCCATCTTTAGATAAGCAGCATCATGATAGAATTTATAAGGGTTATCAAGAATACGTTTTTCGAGCAGAGCGCACTTTTCCTTTATCAGATCTTCCCGGAGGTTAGGAGAAATCGCGCGATGCAGGCGCTCTCCTTCAACAAGACGGACCGTCCCAGAGCACGCGCCAGGATT
The window above is part of the Candidatus Neptunochlamydia sp. REUL1 genome. Proteins encoded here:
- a CDS encoding DNA-3-methyladenine glycosylase I encodes the protein MKDRCPWAKDSNPLLVSYHDTEWGRPVYDDQKHFEILCLEGQQAGLSWEIILKKREAYRKIFHQFDPKKVAVMTDEQLLIATQNKEIVRNKLKVFSIRKNARSFLTLQSEEGSFNRYIWNFVGGCPLQCLEMRSFSPESVEISKGLKKRGFSFVGPTIIYSYLQAAGLTSDHTPNCFLSKPALPQ